caaacatttgattggttaagtagacacataatatattatttatatttgtatggATGGATGTGGCTATTTGATTCTATAATTAGTAGAATGCACATGGATTGAGTTTTGTCATtcagtttaaaatatttttataaaaataataaaaaatagataatgaaaattgcataaaaatacaaaatgttatacaactttacaaaataaaaaggttacACCTACCCACATTgacaataaataatgaaaactcATAATGAtgtcaaaatatgaaaaattgtagaaggaaataataaaatgtcatgtatttgtgtgattttttttttttttttttggttggtaacTTGATACattcaagttcttttttattaaattttgtttaatttaagtttcttaatgacctaCCTGAAAAGAAATCCTGGATCCGCCTCTCACACACATTgaagtttagcaaaaaaaaaaaaatcacacagaTCAtcttaatttaagttttatccTTCCCCCATGACTTGTTggttaaattttctttaagaaaGAGCAACTACACtttttgtcacaacttgttAAAATAGTTGAGTATATAAGAGTGGTGAATGGGAGCAATCATTTTCACATaaacatatcaatttttttcctccattcATAGTCAATCACTTCAGTATTGATAATAGTTTATGGAACAAAAATTGTGTTCactttctcttatttttaagatggttcttttacaattttttcagGCACATATAAGCTTGAGGTGATCCAAGGAAAAACCTATATGTTACGCATCATTAACGCTGCACTCAATAACCAACTGTTTTTCAAAATAGCCAATCATAAAATGAAAGTTGTAGCAATTGATGCTGCTTACACCGCACCTTATGTCACTGATGTTATTGTCCTTTCTCCCGGCCAAACCACTGATGTTCTTTTCACCGCTGATCAACCTTTGGGTTCTTACTACATGGCCGCAAGACCCTACATTTCTGCCTCTGCCCCTTCCCCTTCCCAACGCATACCGTTCGATGACACAACCACAAGTGGCATCATTGTCTATCAGGATGCCAAGTCATCAGCAACTCCCATAATGCCAGCTCTACCAGCTTTCAATGACACACCCACAGCTTACAAGTTTTACTCCAATCTCACTGGCTCTCCACTTGGGCCCCATTGGGTCCCAGTGCCACGTCAGGTGGACGAGCACATGTTTATCACATTTGGGATAAATTTCGCAGCGTGTGGAGAAGGGGGTGCCACTTGTGCAGGTCCACCTCGATTGTCTGCGAGCATGAACAATGAATCATTTCAGCTCCCTAGTAAATTGTCAATGTTACAAGCATTCTATAGCAATAACAAGAAGGGGGTTTATACCACTGATTTTCCTGATAACCCTCCATTGGTGTTTGATTACACCAACCCGAGCAACGCTCTCAATCTGTCCATAATATTTGCACCAAAGTCTACCAAAGTAAAGACACTGAAGTACGGTTCAACGGTGGAGATTGTTCTTCAGAACACAGCCTTAATAGGAACAGAGTCTCATCCTATCCACTTTCATGGTTTCAACTTCCATGTTTTAGCACAGGGTTTTGGAAATTATGACTCCGAAAATGATCCCCGAAAGTTCAATTTCGTCAATCCACAAATGCGTAATACTATAGCCGTGCCAACTGGGGGTTGGACTGTTATCAGATTCACAGCAAATAATCCAGGTTATATTTCTATCTTgcctcttatttttttctcttatattattattattattattatgtttcaCAAATTCAATGAATCTTAAATCTATAATTTCatctttaataatattattagataTGGAGAAGAAACTGTTATTCAAATTAGAAGTAACtgatatttttctattaacaCTTCTTGCCGTGTAAGTTTGTAACTATCTGACtcaggggcggcttgatgtaTTTGGGACTTAAGgcaaaaattgattatcttgttttagatgcaaaattattactaattaacatgaattatgtagaattttttctttttttagaaattttatagacaaaaaatttgacaaaatttttcatacttgttgatgtaGTAGATTGATAATGATAAGTAAAAgagtggtgttagtggtagacttaaatgagaactagtaaaagtttgctaactaaactcttattattattctctttttatttttagaagtgcaacattcacaatatttttttacaacaaatcctaggttttaagttgctttttgttttctacttgaaaatattactataattatttttttgtcatcgGTAACAGACTGTAACAACTTGCTACTCAACATTAGTTATAAAAGTGttctgaaaaatattgtggacgttgcaatttttctctattttttattaatttttcacttggtaaaaaatattattttatttattgattataaataaccctattggttaaaatatgggggccttttttttacttggggccttaggcaacCGCATCTCTTGCTTCATCATTCAGCTCGCCCTGATTCTGACTTTTCTATGTAGTACAAAAGTTCACATGAACTTAAGGTACATAAAGAATCTTAGATGAGAAGGAGTTTCATGATGCATATAAATATAGTATGCAATTTAACAAcctcattaattatttttattaaggtgAAATAGAGTTAACACTCATGATGTTTGGGTTAATGCCAACtagtttcaaaacttttttaaaattgacaAACTTAGTCCATAATCACCATgaaaaaaagaggaggaaaaTGAGTAATGGTTTAGAGTTAAAGTTGggcttactttttttttttttttttttttttttttttttttttttttatgagagataAAGTTGGGCTTACCGGTAAGTGATCAAGTTAgttagttttgaaaagttttagTTTTGAACCTACCTGGCATTAACTCAAACCTCAATTTAGCTGTATTTTACTCTATTTATTAtggcagaaaaagaaaaattaaagaaccctgaaaattggaaaaactaCAACTATTGTTAAccggaaaaaataaaataaaatcattgtaAAAACAACATACACTTGGATTAGAAAATTAAGTCCAttctttgaaaacaaaaaaatagttattctaaattttttttttcaagctcgGCAATATAATATCTAGTCATTTTGGTTAACagttttgtttcattttttcacACGTTAATGATCGAGTTCTATAAGCGATTCTTTCAAATAAATACTCAAGAAAGTTGCAAATCTCATTTCTGATAATAGATCTTTTATACAGTTTAGTATTATTACAATGTCATTTACTTATGATAATTTAGACTGGTGGATTATATTATCTAAATTGGTATGTCACtcatattattaaaaacaaatccaagtttaagattgaagaaacatgtggatcaaacttaaaaaattagctgcaacaagaaaaacttaaaaatttataaaaataagatttttttttggtaactgcataattaaattaaaactgTGTATCCGTAAGTTAGTTTTCTTTGACCGAGATTTAAACCAATCTTCTTAATTAGTTTGTCACTTATGTTTGATGAAAAAATGAAACACGCAGGTGTTTGGATGGTACATTGCCATCTGGACGTGCACTTGTCATTGGGTTTGGGCATGGCTTTTGAAGTTGAGAATGGACCCTATTCTACGCTGCCTCCACCGCCAAATGATCTACCCAAATGTTAATATTTCTTTCACGGTGTCACCGTTGTTAATGTTTTCTTATATTCTTTCATTCTCTATTTGTAatttggtttttcaaatttctcatgATTGGTTTGCAACAAACTTGtcacaaattttctttttggttgataCCTTAAATTAGGGGAAGGGGATCAAACCCGCCCTCGCCGTTAAGGAGAATAAAAGGTGCCAACAATGACATTGGCATTTGTGATGAAGTTAATCATTAATCATTTCTTGTTCTAtccagttatttatttattaattgtattaaataattatagtcATTTTCGATTTccttgtcttaatttttttttttttttaaattcgcCTTTTTATTTGTCTCCTCTCACTCAAATCTTGTGTTATAAAAGTCAAAGATCAAAATTCCCTTAAATCATATAAATGGTAGtgctttttctcaaaaatatatatatatggtggtGCTATGTGCActacaatttcacaacaaaatttaggtGGCAAACTGCTATTAATTCTTATCTagacattacttttttacttaccattaATAACTTGTCACATAggttttgttgtaaaaatattattctcgtagttttattcaatatatattatattaaagtaGAAGCCCAagcaaaattcaaattaaattcaaattaattcttaattgttctctaattttgcgccatgtgttttatttatttttcttaattttggtgcCAAGTAACACCATAATACACGATACGAAAGCCAAAATGAACACCTCACCCACCTTGGTAAAATCACCTTATCATCACTAATGTTGAATGTTTTCATGCTTAAAACGCAGCTTCCAACCTAGTATTACATTTAACTTTGAATCTTAATTGGGGTGGATCATGCAATTGTTAATTTATGGGGTGAGACTAGTTGTTAGTATTTTATAAATTGTCCACTAAATAACTTGGTATATTTGTTATGGGATCAATTCTAAATCTGTTGGAATTTGTTTCAATTCTTTTTAAGCTATTGGTTGGTATAGCTtcgtttttgctaaaaaaaagatttttaaagaaaaaaaaaaaaaaaaaaaagaagaagaagaaagaaaactgCCTACTTCAAATTCTTGAGGATCATATTGTGAATGGGGTAATATTGAGCAAATGGTTCTTAAATTTGATGTCAATagttttggttttgttattGCAGAACTATTGAATAATAGAATGGAGTTTTATTTGGGATGTGGCATTTCAGATAGTGTTTTTGCTTGTATGTTTTAAAAGcagttttgtttttcctatagGGCAAAACAATTTTCTCCCAAcgtattattatatatagtattaggttagattaatttattatttgtttttattctttttctctcataCCTTATTTGTAATTTGATTTTCAAACTTTAACATCACTGGTTTGCAACACGTTTGTgagaagttttttattttttggttgctaCATTAaatttggggggagggggggtggAATCAATATAACCGACCTCCACTTTTGAGACTAGAAGTTACCAACTAATTTATATCATTCGGTGAGTTTTGGTTAGCTCAATTGGTGAAGtttttaatggttgaataagagatttggtgTTCAATCCTcatttacaccaaaaaccaattggtgtcttgatttgatgataatgaGCACAATCCTCAGAATCagatgtcataggttgaaactctataataataattaaaacacCATTGGCATTTGTGATGAAGTTGATTATTAATCAACTCTTGTTTTGTCCATTTTCTTAATTACATTCTTtggataaaataattaaaaattttaaaattttcttgtcttcaaaaaatatgttttcCTTAATTCACCttatttttttccatccttTCTTTTAAAATCATGTGCTATTTTGTATCTTACTAAATTAAGTCCAAGATCAAAATTCTCTAGAaccatataatattatattaaagaGGTTTAAGTACAATCAGAATCCAAATTGAATTTAGATTAGCTCTTTATTTATTGATGTCTAATTTTGTACCACGtgtctaatttaatttaattaaatttggtATCAAGTGACCTATTTATAATATTTGAAGCAAAAGCCGAAATAGAAACCCTACTCACTTTGATAATACCACTTGATCATCACCATTGTTGAGTGAGTTCCAAACTAGTAttacatttaattttgaatcCATCGGTGGATCATGCAATTGTTAATTTGTGGGGGTGAGACTagttgtgattatttttctacTTGAGAGGCCACTAAATAGAAAAAGGCATTTTGATTATTGGATCAATTCTAAATCCTTTGAGATTTGTTTCATTCTTCTTGAGCTATtggcccccttttttttttttttttgttatatataaaagacGATTTCCCTACTTCAAATTATTTAGATCACAATCAATAAGGGTAATATTGAGCAACCATGGTTCTAgccaaggttttcagacccgaaTCGTTCATTAAACCATAAAAgtgagaggttcaaggtttttgagatcgaaccggggtcgaaccatgatgacatcataattaatttaataattaactaaagcctaaatatagatattaaatttataaaactagaaaaattgacaatatatctatatatgtgagggaaatttaatgattttcaagcatatatttaataattaaataagaaagttaataaaataaaataataaccatgaaaatattaaaatttatgaagtaaagttgaatatctttgaaggattttaattataattttttttattccttgtaagagatggataatttaattaagtaaaataaaattgtgttaagttgtttttataaaaaaaaaaaaaaaaaatgctaagggGTTCACGGTTCTTGCCACCGGTTTGTGCGGTCCAACCACGGTTTTCGGGGTTtacggaattaacaaaaaatccggttctttatgcttaaaaaactgattttcacgATCTGACCTCTCGGTCCAGTCCGAGTCTGAAAGACTTGGTTCTAGCCCCCATATTTGTCTTGATCTTATTGCCTAAGATCAATTTCAAAATCCCAACACTTAATGACATTAcccaaaaaagataaaatacccaaaatcaaaccacaCCTTTTTTGGCCAAATCCTAGGTTAGATACTCTAAATTTCAACTCCCACTAACATTACCCAAAAGAGACAAACACTTAAAAAGGAGCTCATACCATTTTCGGCCAAATCTTTTGATGGATACTCTAAAAATTCTCTTGCTAATCAGACTCAATGTTTTTCATCCTTTGCTAATTGCTCCCTAAGCTACACTATAAAAGGAAAGCATCATCTACTCATCAAAGGGAGATGAATTCCTCTAAAAATCTCcattaatattgttattttcagCCCTTAATTTAGAAATAGTTCctttttgacagtttttagaccccttaaacaattggattaaccctaggtaattaaccaagttattacttagtcaaattaacaagtctaggttatcacaaatatatcatatcatgcatagcagcagaaaataaataagacaatgatatgatcacctaggaaaccaaatcggtaaaaacctggggaggatttgacctagctatcctcaaggtaaacttgaatccactatcagaaagaatcgaagttcatacaaaaggacttacaagcacccccgctcgacttcctaatgctaccaaccagtagaacttactgacacgaccacgtgcaagctccgaatccacggactccttctttctttggattcccaccagctacaagcacccccgcttgtgtattctttaagttttaatggcagcaactgttttgatcatcaaggtgtagagaatatctcctccttgaaaaccctaagtttgtgtaaaggaaagcccctctagatctcacaagagatttacacaaaccgcaatatgagcaacactaaaacgtggttagggtttgccttttatacttaggacaaataagaaaccctaaaaacgttttaaaacaactagggctgagttggaaaaatctgcagaaaagcaatctgcctgacgttcgatcggtcgagcctaagtttcgatcgatcgagccaggccgaaagccacactgctttctgctttacactcgattccaactttacattgacatacaactttgagctaactttaaacacttctaaacacattgttttgatcatggtttgccaacaatacaaattagagttttaaatacataaagtcctacactttagaacctaacactttTTAGTTCATAGATCAACT
The sequence above is drawn from the Quercus robur chromosome 7, dhQueRobu3.1, whole genome shotgun sequence genome and encodes:
- the LOC126692715 gene encoding laccase-7-like, with the translated sequence MMMGRFQFLLACALALLASSITSAETVEHFFHVQNLTVQRLCNEQVVTTVNGTLPGPVISVREGDNLVIHVVNQSPYNITIHWHGVFQLLSGWADGPSYVTQCPIRPCQTYAYRFNITGQEGTLWWHAHVSWLRATVYGALIIKPRLGKSYPFLSPYKEFPILLGEYWDANVVDVENQGLATGAAPNISDAFTINGQPGDLYPCSQTGTYKLEVIQGKTYMLRIINAALNNQLFFKIANHKMKVVAIDAAYTAPYVTDVIVLSPGQTTDVLFTADQPLGSYYMAARPYISASAPSPSQRIPFDDTTTSGIIVYQDAKSSATPIMPALPAFNDTPTAYKFYSNLTGSPLGPHWVPVPRQVDEHMFITFGINFAACGEGGATCAGPPRLSASMNNESFQLPSKLSMLQAFYSNNKKGVYTTDFPDNPPLVFDYTNPSNALNLSIIFAPKSTKVKTLKYGSTVEIVLQNTALIGTESHPIHFHGFNFHVLAQGFGNYDSENDPRKFNFVNPQMRNTIAVPTGGWTVIRFTANNPGVWMVHCHLDVHLSLGLGMAFEVENGPYSTLPPPPNDLPKC